The sequence CCCGCGGGGTCCGCGCTGCGCCGCACCACGCGCACGCTGCCCGTGTCGCCCGACGGCGACGTCGTCGCGTCACGCCGCGGCGCCGTCCCCGGCACGCCGCCCCCCGCGCCCTCGGGCCCGCAGGGCGTGACGTGGGCCGCGTCGCCCGCCGCCTCGCCCGCTCCGTCACCGGCCGGCGCGTCGCAGGACGTCGCGCTGCGGGCCGTCGAGGCGCTCGTCACCGAGCTCGCCGCGACGCGGCAGCTGCTCGGTCACCTGCTCGACTCCCACCGCTCGGAGACCACCCTCCTGCGCGAGGAGGTGGCGCGGCTGCGGGAGGAGGTCGCGCAGCGCCCCGTCCACCCGCGGGTCGTGTCGACCCGCGAGGTGCTGCTCGCCCGCAACGACGAGCTCGCCGACCGTGCCAGCCGGCTCGGGGTCGCCGCCTCGGACGCCTTCGCGCGGGCTGCCGACGAGGTCGGGCTGTCCGAGGAGGGCCTGATCGCCGTCCAGGCGTGGGTGCTGGCGGGCGGTCGCGGCGTCGTGGTCGACCCCGACCCGCAGCGTCGCCTCACGCTCGGCCTCGCCGTGCTGCGCCACGTCAGCAGCACCGGGCGCCCGGTCGTCGTCGTCGCGCCCCGCCGCGCGGACGTCGCCGTGTGGGCCGAGGAGCTGCGGGGCGCGATGCCCGGCACGACCGTCACGACCTCGACCGCCCTGCACAGCGACTCCGACGCCGCGGGGCCCGTGCTCGTCACCACCGCCCGGGCCTACGCCCGCGTCGTCGAGCAGGGCGGGTCGGCGCCCGCGGAGCTCCTCGTCGCCGTCGACGCCGAGCGGTTCGCGACCGCGAGCCACGTCACGGCCCTCGACCCCCGCTGCCCGTGGCGCCTCGGCCTGAGCGGCGGCTACCGCCGCAGCGACGACGGCCTCGTGCGCCTCACCGACCCCTACTTCGACGGCGGGGTCGTGCACGTCGCCGCACCCGACCCCGCACCGTCCTCCTGACGAACGGCCGGGGGCCGCTCGCGGCGCCGGGTCACCCGCCGCGGCGCGGTCGGGCCCGCAGGCGCAGGAACAGCTGGTGGGCGGTGAGGACGACCCCGAGCCACGCGAGGCCCATCACCCAGCCGACCGCCACGTCGGTGAACCAGTGCTGGCCGAGGTACACCCGCGACAGGCCCATGAGCACGACGTGCAGCGTGGCGAGCGACACCGCGACGACCGCCACCCGGCGTGAGCGGCGCGGGCCCGCGCGGATGACGAACAGGTACGCGAGGACGCCGGCGATGATCGTCGCGTTCAGGGCGTGGCCGCTGGGGAACGAGAACGACGGCTCGAGCTCCCCCACGGCCGTCACGGCGGGCGGCCGGTCGCGCGCGGCCAGTCCCTTCGTCGTCATCGACATCGTGAGCGACCCGGTGGCCGCCACGAGCATGAGGAGGAACGGGGTGCGGCTGCGCCAGAGCACGCACAGCCCGGCGACCGCGAGCGCCGTGAAGATCGTCGCGAAGACCGGGGCCCCCAGCGCGCTGTAGACGCGGACGACCCACTCCCCCACCGGCTCCCGCGCCGACGTGAAGGACTCGAGCACCGGCTCGTCGAAGCCGTCGAGGGTCTCCTCCGCCTCGGCGGTGAACAGCGCCCCCGTGATCGCCAGGCTCGGCGCGACCACGACGCCGAGCGCGAGCAGCAGCCACCAGCGCCCCGTCGCCGTGGTCCAGTCCGAGGCCGGTGGCGTGGACTGCGTCGTCCCGCCCGGCATGTCGATGTCGCGGCTCACGGGCTGAGCCTGCCGCCGCGTGTCGGGTCCCGCGCGTCGGACGCGCCGGGGCACGTATCCGCGCCGCCGGGACCGCCTCCTGCTCCTCGGACGACCGGCCACCACCCCGGCGACCGGCGCCAGCGACCGCGAGGAGGCGCGTCGAGATGGCAGAGACACCCAAGGGACGGTCCGGGAGCGGACGGAGCCGGTCCGGCGGCTCCGGCACGGGCCGCGGCGGCAGCAGCGGCGACGGCTCCGGCGACGGCTCCGGCGAGGAGTTCCTCGAGGGGGGCGACCCGGCCCGCCGCGACGGCGAGGTCGGTACCGCCTACCTCGACGGCGTCACATTCCGCAGCAGGCCCGTGCAGTACGTGGTCGTCGACGGCCTCGCAATGCTCGAGGGCGACATCACCCTCGGGCCGGTCGAGGAGGTCGAGGCGATCACGCAGATCCGTCGCGACGAGCTGGCGAGCCCCGACACGGGCGCCATGGTCGAGGCGGTCCTCCGCAGCGGCGCGGAGTTCCGGTGGCCGCAGTGCCGGGTGCCGTACGAGATCGACGGCGGGCTGCCGGACCAGGCGCGCGTCACCGACGCGATCGCGCACTGGGAGGCCCGCACCCGCTTCCGGTTCGTGCGGCGCACCGCGGCCAACGCCGCGCAGTTCCCGGACTTCGTCGCGTTCGTGCCCGGCACGGGCTGCTCGTCCTTCGTCGGGCGCCGCGGCGGCCGGCAGGAGGTCCGGCTCGCCGCCGGCTGCACGCTCGGCAACACGATCCACGAGATCGGCCACGTCGTGGGGCTCTGGCACGAGCAGAGCCGCGAGGACCGCGACGCCTTCGTGCGGGTGGAGTGGGCGAACATCGAGCCCACCGCGCTGCACAACTTCGACCAGCACATCACCGACGGCGACGACAGCGGCGCGTACGACTACGGGTCGATCATGCACTACCCGCGGAACGCCTTCAGCCGCAACGGCGCCGACACGATCGTGCCGCTGCAGGCGGGGGTCACGATCGGGCAGCGCACCGGGCTGAGCGCCGGCGACATCGCGGCGGCCAACTCCATGTGCCCCGTCGTGAAGCCGCCCGTCAAGGAGCTGCCGAAGGAGCTCGTCAAGGAGCGACCCAAGGA comes from Aquipuribacter sp. SD81 and encodes:
- the legP gene encoding Dot/Icm T4SS effector Zinc-dependent metalloprotease LegP → MAETPKGRSGSGRSRSGGSGTGRGGSSGDGSGDGSGEEFLEGGDPARRDGEVGTAYLDGVTFRSRPVQYVVVDGLAMLEGDITLGPVEEVEAITQIRRDELASPDTGAMVEAVLRSGAEFRWPQCRVPYEIDGGLPDQARVTDAIAHWEARTRFRFVRRTAANAAQFPDFVAFVPGTGCSSFVGRRGGRQEVRLAAGCTLGNTIHEIGHVVGLWHEQSREDRDAFVRVEWANIEPTALHNFDQHITDGDDSGAYDYGSIMHYPRNAFSRNGADTIVPLQAGVTIGQRTGLSAGDIAAANSMCPVVKPPVKELPKELVKERPKDLIKERPKEVVKEVVKERPKELVKEVVKELPKDRPKDLPKDLVNDPVKRFGFDPPFRVPGPVVQPVPPFRSGLQPGVQPFVLATGQDAGEAEPAQPDVAAAEALAQLQALVAHYARLDALGVLGPDDRAAWQQAATAAQQLLDEQG
- a CDS encoding phosphatase PAP2 family protein codes for the protein MSRDIDMPGGTTQSTPPASDWTTATGRWWLLLALGVVVAPSLAITGALFTAEAEETLDGFDEPVLESFTSAREPVGEWVVRVYSALGAPVFATIFTALAVAGLCVLWRSRTPFLLMLVAATGSLTMSMTTKGLAARDRPPAVTAVGELEPSFSFPSGHALNATIIAGVLAYLFVIRAGPRRSRRVAVVAVSLATLHVVLMGLSRVYLGQHWFTDVAVGWVMGLAWLGVVLTAHQLFLRLRARPRRGG